Proteins encoded in a region of the Benincasa hispida cultivar B227 chromosome 2, ASM972705v1, whole genome shotgun sequence genome:
- the LOC120071112 gene encoding uncharacterized serine-rich protein C215.13-like: MAVSSRKSSGPVLRSLSPSGRFYGSYSSSSSSSSSSAFASSSSSFSTRNPTSFFRRSVSPSRVNLQGSSSPSASSVSFSLDRSISPNRPISVLSRTSGNHQVVKKQSNQKRTCMCSPTTHPGSFRCSLHKGVQSQPSTPYSSNRLNARRSAMTNSLVRIGGVEGDLVRRALASLIRPSSHSQRRRADFCPRPSRLSIMSKADDL, from the coding sequence ATGGCGGTTTCTTCTAGAAAATCAAGCGGGCCAGTTCTGAGGTCTCTCTCACCTTCTGGGAGGTTCTATGGCtcctattcttcttcttcatcttcttcttcctcatctgCCTTTGCCTCTTCCTCGTCAAGCTTTTCCACCAGAAACCCTACTTCGTTTTTCCGTAGATCTGTGTCGCCTTCTCGTGTTAATCTGCAGGGATCTTCTTCTCCGTCAGCGTCGTCAGTGAGTTTTTCACTGGACCGGTCTATTTCTCCGAATCGGCCTATCTCTGTTTTGTCTCGTACCAGTGGGAATCATCAAGTAGTGAAGAAACAGAGCAACCAGAAGAGGACATGCATGTGCTCCCCAACCACGCATCCTGGTTCGTTCCGGTGTAGTCTCCACAAAGGCGTTCAGTCGCAGCCTTCAACTCCTTACTCGTCCAATCGGCTCAACGCGCGGAGATCGGCGATGACGAATTCTCTGGTTCGAATCGGAGGAGTTGAAGGCGATTTAGTGAGGCGAGCTTTGGCTTCTCTCATCCGACCTTCGTCTCATAGTCAAAGACGCCGAGCGGATTTCTGTCCAAGACCTAGCCGGCTTTCAATCATGTCGAAAGCCGATGATCTGTGA
- the LOC120071438 gene encoding uncharacterized protein LOC120071438, which translates to MDWFSWLSRTGLDPLHTYEYGLLFARNALKPDDIPRFNHHFLQKIGISIAKHRLEILKLAKSHTHQQPTLNNPLLSAFTKTKICLRNCLRKLILPTARPDKGVFREDTAVISPEPPTLDEVKVKEVVKPPPKRRSKHVSLSGPLDGRTHEKFVMSSKSLKLSGPLDRKERPPMFPRSPRTSGPLDGRVSDWALSKSPKVNGPPQGRMMKLIPPSRSPRVSGPLDGRDGSPRICCRCNRERMETDDDYHSLWVSLFYDMKPT; encoded by the coding sequence ATGGACTGGTTCTCCTGGCTCTCAAGAACCGGCCTCGACCCACTTCACACCTACGAATACGGCCTTCTTTTTGCCCGAAATGCCCTTAAGCCCGACGACATTCCTCGTTTCAaccaccattttcttcaaaaaatcGGCATCTCCATCGCCAAACACCGCCTCGAGATTCTCAAACTCGCCAAATCCCACACCCACCAACAACCCACTCTCAACAATCCCCTCCTTTCCGCCTTCACCAAGACCAAAATCTGCCTCAGAAACTGCCTCCGCAAGCTAATTTTGCCCACCGCCAGGCCCGATAAGGGGGTTTTCCGGGAAGACACGGCGGTTATCTCCCCTGAGCCGCCGACCCTGGACGAGGTCAAGGTTAAGGAGGTCGTCAAGCCCCCGCCCAAACGACGGAGTAAACACGTGTCGCTTTCCGGGCCGTTGGATGGGAGAACGCACGAGAAGTTCGTGATGAGTAGTAAGAGCTTGAAGTTATCTGGGCCGTTGGATAGAAAAGAGAGGCCGCCTATGTTTCCTAGAAGCCCAAGAACATCTGGGCCTTTAGATGGGAGAGTATCGGATTGGGCCTTGAGTAAAAGCCCAAAGGTGAATGGGCCGCCACAAGGGAGAATGATGAAGCTGATTCCGCCGAGCCGGAGCCCAAGAGTATCTGGGCCGTTAGATGGAAGAGATGGAAGCCCAAGAATTTGCTGTCGGTGTAATAGGGAAAGAATGGAAACGGATGATGATTATCATTCCTTGTGGGTTTCATTGTTTTATGACATGAAGCCAacttga
- the LOC120070700 gene encoding protein OS-9 homolog isoform X1 — protein MTNLMLLILLAGNLCHFALADQIFPAQLAGGTFSRNSRGPKYNIEFHPQDSPYNPDDDQESVFMPNKNGKNYLCYLPKVEKSKSGKPTVQLNMSSMIVESEKRVKLKTPDELLEALKEQCFVRQEGWWTYEFCYQKTLRQFHLEDEKVVQEFVLGVYDAEATANLNENLSDISTLKDPRSKDASQRYHAHHYTNGTMCDLTNQPRETEVRFVCSEPRAMINSITELSTCKYALTVRCPTLCKHPLFQEERPVWYIINCNVLPDDYKETERSEELADEIVMVTDVKYPKNESED, from the exons ATGACGAATTTGATGTTGTTGATCCTTTTAGCTGGTAATCTTTGCCACTTTGCGTTAGCTGATCAGATCTTCCCAGCTCAATTAG CAGGTGGTACATTTAGTCGCAACTCTCGTGGGCCAAAATACAATATTGAATTCCATCCACAAGACTCGCCGTACAATCCG gACGATGACCAGGAATCTGTGTTTATGCCcaataaaaatggaaagaatTACTTATGTTACTTGCCTAAGGTGGAGAAGTCCAAGAGCGGAAAGCCAACTGTTCAACTGAACATGAGTAGCATGATTGTGGAATCTGAGAAGCGAGTCAAATTGAAGACTCCAGATGAGCTGCTTGAGGCATTAAAAGAGCAATGCTTTGTCCGG CAAGAGGGTTGGTGGACATATGAATTTTGTTACCAGAAAACACTAAGACAATTTCATTTGGAGGATGAAAAG GTAGTTCAGGAGTTCGTATTGGGCGTCTATGATGCAGAGGCAACTGCTAATCTCAATGAGAATCTCTCTGATATATCTACTTTGAAGGATCCTCGCTCAAAAGATGCATCCCAAAG GTATCATGCTCATCATTACACAAATGGAACCATGTGTGATCTAACAAATCAACCGCGAGAAACTGAG GTTAGATTTGTTTGCTCAGAGCCTAGAGCCATGATTAATTCTATCACAGAACTATCAACATGCAAGTATGCACTTACAGTGCGATGCCCGACGCTTTGCAAGCATCC GTTATTCCAGGAAGAGAGACCAGTGTGGTACATCATTAACTGCAACGTACTCCCCGATGATTACAAGGAAACAGAGCGGAGTGAAGAACTAGCAGATGAGATCGTTATGGTTACAGACGTCAAATATCCAAAAAATGAATCTGAAGATTAA
- the LOC120070700 gene encoding protein OS-9 homolog isoform X2: MTNLMLLILLAGNLCHFALADQIFPAQLGGTFSRNSRGPKYNIEFHPQDSPYNPDDDQESVFMPNKNGKNYLCYLPKVEKSKSGKPTVQLNMSSMIVESEKRVKLKTPDELLEALKEQCFVRQEGWWTYEFCYQKTLRQFHLEDEKVVQEFVLGVYDAEATANLNENLSDISTLKDPRSKDASQRYHAHHYTNGTMCDLTNQPRETEVRFVCSEPRAMINSITELSTCKYALTVRCPTLCKHPLFQEERPVWYIINCNVLPDDYKETERSEELADEIVMVTDVKYPKNESED, from the exons ATGACGAATTTGATGTTGTTGATCCTTTTAGCTGGTAATCTTTGCCACTTTGCGTTAGCTGATCAGATCTTCCCAGCTCAATTAG GTGGTACATTTAGTCGCAACTCTCGTGGGCCAAAATACAATATTGAATTCCATCCACAAGACTCGCCGTACAATCCG gACGATGACCAGGAATCTGTGTTTATGCCcaataaaaatggaaagaatTACTTATGTTACTTGCCTAAGGTGGAGAAGTCCAAGAGCGGAAAGCCAACTGTTCAACTGAACATGAGTAGCATGATTGTGGAATCTGAGAAGCGAGTCAAATTGAAGACTCCAGATGAGCTGCTTGAGGCATTAAAAGAGCAATGCTTTGTCCGG CAAGAGGGTTGGTGGACATATGAATTTTGTTACCAGAAAACACTAAGACAATTTCATTTGGAGGATGAAAAG GTAGTTCAGGAGTTCGTATTGGGCGTCTATGATGCAGAGGCAACTGCTAATCTCAATGAGAATCTCTCTGATATATCTACTTTGAAGGATCCTCGCTCAAAAGATGCATCCCAAAG GTATCATGCTCATCATTACACAAATGGAACCATGTGTGATCTAACAAATCAACCGCGAGAAACTGAG GTTAGATTTGTTTGCTCAGAGCCTAGAGCCATGATTAATTCTATCACAGAACTATCAACATGCAAGTATGCACTTACAGTGCGATGCCCGACGCTTTGCAAGCATCC GTTATTCCAGGAAGAGAGACCAGTGTGGTACATCATTAACTGCAACGTACTCCCCGATGATTACAAGGAAACAGAGCGGAGTGAAGAACTAGCAGATGAGATCGTTATGGTTACAGACGTCAAATATCCAAAAAATGAATCTGAAGATTAA